A genomic window from Tolypothrix sp. PCC 7910 includes:
- a CDS encoding anti-sigma regulatory factor: protein MEKTETLKIQSSTDIVLVRQAVRQMSVEIGFSLVDQTKFVTAASELARNTLEYGGGGTVKLETLEEGRRRGLRLTFEDRGPGIADIALALKDGFTTGSGLGMGLGGAKRLANEFEIQSVVGEGTRVTIVRWK from the coding sequence ATGGAGAAGACTGAAACGCTCAAAATTCAATCTTCTACAGATATAGTCTTAGTTCGGCAAGCCGTGCGCCAAATGAGCGTGGAGATTGGCTTTAGCTTAGTAGACCAAACTAAATTTGTGACCGCCGCCAGTGAGTTAGCCCGCAATACCCTAGAATATGGGGGAGGTGGCACAGTCAAGCTAGAAACGCTTGAAGAAGGAAGACGACGAGGACTGAGGCTGACCTTTGAAGATCGGGGGCCGGGAATTGCCGATATTGCTCTGGCGCTGAAGGATGGGTTCACCACAGGCAGCGGGTTGGGTATGGGGCTGGGCGGTGCCAAACGACTTGCCAACGAGTTTGAGATTCAGTCTGTGGTGGGAGAAGGAACGCGCGTCACAATTGTACGATGGAAATAA
- a CDS encoding STAS domain-containing protein: MERIPILKMGNFLLVTIQVDMHDRLAMTLQDDLTNRIAETLAQGVLIDISALEIVDSFIGRILGNIARMSQVLDAQTVVVGMQPAVAITLVELGLSLTGIRTALNVEKGMALLRSSVNETTNQVTATKCSADDNGED, translated from the coding sequence ATGGAACGCATTCCCATACTCAAAATGGGCAATTTCCTGCTTGTGACGATTCAAGTAGATATGCATGATCGCCTGGCCATGACGCTACAGGATGACTTGACCAACCGCATCGCTGAAACTCTCGCTCAAGGTGTCTTGATCGATATTTCTGCATTAGAGATTGTTGATTCCTTCATTGGGAGGATTTTAGGCAACATAGCCAGAATGTCACAAGTGCTGGATGCTCAAACAGTTGTCGTTGGGATGCAGCCTGCTGTGGCAATTACTCTAGTGGAATTGGGGCTATCGCTGACGGGCATTCGCACTGCCCTAAACGTAGAAAAAGGCATGGCACTGTTGCGATCGTCAGTCAATGAAACCACAAATCAGGTCACTGCCACCAAATGCAGTGCAGATGACAATGGAGAAGACTGA
- a CDS encoding STAS domain-containing protein has protein sequence MSKSKIPEILETFEADLLSEWTQELATVNIRRGLIKEAELKEECREFLSLFRIAVGQGKLTNIQAADWQDVREILTSISRSRSQQGFTPSETATFVFSFKQPLFNRMRQQLKDPIELGEEIWLATNLLDQLGLLTMEVYQKTREELILRQQEELMELSTPVIKLWEGILALPIIGTLDSARTQMMMESLLQQIVDTGSEVAIIDITGVPTVDTLTAQHLLKTVTAARLMGADCMISGIRPQIAQTIVYLGIDLSDITTKATLADAFLMALKRLGVTITRSQPK, from the coding sequence ATGAGCAAAAGTAAAATACCAGAGATCCTGGAAACCTTCGAGGCAGACCTGCTGTCGGAGTGGACTCAGGAGTTAGCTACTGTCAATATTCGCAGAGGCTTGATTAAAGAAGCTGAGCTAAAAGAGGAGTGCCGAGAATTCCTGAGCTTGTTTCGGATTGCCGTTGGGCAGGGCAAGTTGACCAATATTCAAGCAGCGGACTGGCAGGATGTGCGGGAGATACTGACAAGTATTTCACGATCGCGATCGCAACAAGGCTTTACACCGTCGGAAACAGCTACATTCGTCTTTTCGTTCAAGCAACCCCTCTTCAACCGGATGCGTCAGCAATTGAAAGACCCCATTGAGTTAGGTGAAGAAATCTGGCTAGCTACAAACTTACTGGATCAGCTGGGATTGCTGACAATGGAAGTATATCAGAAGACGCGGGAAGAATTGATTTTGCGGCAGCAGGAAGAGTTGATGGAGCTGTCTACCCCAGTAATTAAACTCTGGGAAGGAATTTTGGCATTGCCCATTATCGGCACCCTGGATAGTGCCCGCACTCAAATGATGATGGAATCGTTATTGCAGCAGATTGTCGATACAGGGTCAGAAGTTGCCATTATTGACATTACCGGGGTTCCTACGGTCGATACCCTCACTGCTCAACATCTGCTTAAGACCGTTACTGCCGCCCGACTCATGGGAGCTGATTGTATGATTAGTGGCATTCGTCCGCAAATTGCTCAAACAATTGTTTATCTCGGCATTGATTTGAGTGATATCACAACCAAGGCAACCTTAGCCGATGCTTTTCTAATGGCGCTAAAACGGTTGGGAGTGACCATCACCCGCTCTCAACCGAAATAA
- a CDS encoding PAS domain S-box protein codes for MPKDTDTVFDLEAFFHLSPDLFCIIAADGSYQKVNSAWEQMLGWKSADLIGHSWLELVHPHDIAIAHLPDAQQNLHLEIRYLHRDGSYRWLSWSLSTSPEGLTYAVGKDFTTQQQQITALSTERNSLYNLLDQLPAFLYLQPQDYGVGFYNQRFREVFGDPTGKPSCSAGLTARDWLPWTNPKRKS; via the coding sequence TTGCCAAAAGATACTGATACTGTGTTTGATCTGGAAGCCTTTTTTCACCTTTCTCCTGACCTATTCTGTATCATTGCAGCGGATGGTTCTTACCAAAAAGTCAATTCTGCATGGGAACAAATGTTGGGGTGGAAATCGGCAGACTTAATCGGGCATTCTTGGTTAGAGTTAGTACATCCACATGATATTGCGATCGCGCATTTGCCAGATGCACAGCAAAATTTGCATTTAGAAATTCGTTATCTGCATCGAGATGGTAGTTATCGCTGGTTATCTTGGAGTTTATCAACCTCCCCAGAGGGATTGACATATGCAGTAGGTAAAGATTTCACTACACAACAGCAACAAATCACAGCACTTTCCACAGAAAGGAATAGCTTATATAATCTCCTCGATCAGCTACCAGCTTTTCTGTATCTCCAACCGCAGGATTATGGAGTCGGCTTTTATAACCAACGCTTCCGGGAAGTTTTTGGCGATCCCACAGGGAAACCCTCCTGTAGCGCTGGTCTCACCGCACGTGACTGGCTCCCCTGGACAAACCCAAAGCGTAAGTCCTAA
- a CDS encoding phosphatidylglycerol lysyltransferase domain-containing protein — MTSKLKTKIGLRIAAFLTALVGLVNLVSAVTPTLPERTHWLKQLLPFEIRASGHIFAALTGFALLALATNLLRRKRIAWLLTIGLLVISIISHLIKGWDYEESILSGVLLVQLISIRHVFTAQSDRPSIARGVRVLLGALLFTLAYGTIGFYLLDGKFSVNFDWQDAIFQTLAMFFTEDNAGLQPKTRFGNFFADSIYVIAACTFIYALVMLLQPVFLRDSATINERRKAKEIVEKYGHSSLAAYTLLSDKSYYFSPSGRSIVAYVPKGRGAIALGDPIGPIEERQEVIAAFGEFCQRNDWYPAFYQTLPDDLDIYISLGFRVLKIGEEAIVDLNAFTLQGKAGQKFRSAINKLTKLSYEVKFYQPPIPDELLRQLKPISDEWLKMVQGSEKKFSLGWFDETYLRDCVIAVVYEPQGKITAFANIVPEYQHNEVTLDMMRHRPEMENGTMDFLFSSMLQYFKEKNYDSFNFALSALAGVGETPESRRLEKVLGYLYEHLNRFYNFKGLHAYKEKFRPRWEPRYLVYPSLRSLPDVVVALIRADSGDRLLDYFKPGA; from the coding sequence ATGACTTCTAAATTAAAAACCAAAATCGGACTGAGGATTGCAGCTTTTCTCACAGCTTTAGTCGGATTAGTCAACTTGGTTTCCGCAGTTACGCCTACATTACCTGAACGCACTCACTGGTTAAAGCAATTATTACCCTTTGAAATTCGTGCTAGTGGACATATATTTGCGGCTTTGACTGGGTTTGCATTGCTAGCCTTGGCAACAAATTTATTGCGGCGGAAACGTATCGCCTGGTTACTCACAATTGGTTTATTAGTAATTTCTATTATTAGCCATTTAATCAAGGGTTGGGACTATGAAGAAAGTATACTTTCTGGTGTATTGTTGGTGCAATTAATCTCCATCCGCCACGTATTTACTGCTCAGTCAGACCGTCCTTCAATTGCACGGGGAGTTAGGGTATTATTAGGCGCTTTACTATTTACTTTGGCATACGGCACAATTGGATTTTACTTGCTTGATGGCAAATTTTCGGTGAATTTTGATTGGCAAGACGCGATATTTCAAACTCTCGCCATGTTTTTTACAGAAGATAATGCTGGATTGCAACCCAAAACCCGATTTGGCAATTTTTTTGCTGATTCAATTTATGTAATAGCAGCTTGTACTTTTATCTATGCATTGGTAATGCTATTACAACCAGTTTTTCTGCGTGATTCAGCCACCATAAACGAACGCCGTAAAGCTAAAGAAATTGTCGAAAAATATGGACATTCTTCTTTAGCAGCTTACACCTTATTAAGTGATAAAAGTTATTATTTTAGTCCTTCAGGTCGCAGTATAGTCGCTTATGTCCCCAAAGGGAGGGGTGCGATCGCTTTGGGAGATCCGATTGGCCCCATAGAAGAACGTCAAGAGGTAATAGCCGCTTTTGGCGAATTTTGTCAGCGTAACGACTGGTATCCCGCTTTTTACCAAACCTTACCCGATGATTTGGATATTTACATTTCTCTCGGTTTTCGGGTACTTAAAATTGGTGAAGAAGCGATAGTAGATCTCAACGCTTTTACTTTACAAGGTAAAGCTGGTCAAAAGTTTCGCTCTGCAATTAATAAATTGACAAAACTAAGCTATGAAGTCAAGTTTTACCAACCACCAATTCCTGATGAATTATTACGTCAACTGAAACCTATAAGTGATGAATGGTTAAAGATGGTACAAGGCTCAGAGAAAAAGTTTTCTTTGGGTTGGTTTGATGAAACCTATTTGCGAGATTGTGTAATTGCTGTAGTTTACGAACCCCAAGGAAAAATTACTGCCTTTGCCAATATTGTGCCAGAGTATCAACATAATGAAGTTACTTTGGATATGATGCGCCATCGTCCAGAAATGGAAAATGGCACAATGGACTTTTTATTTAGTTCCATGCTCCAGTATTTTAAAGAGAAAAATTACGATAGTTTTAATTTTGCACTTTCTGCTTTAGCTGGTGTAGGTGAAACCCCAGAATCACGTCGCTTAGAAAAAGTCTTAGGCTATCTCTACGAACATTTAAATCGCTTCTACAACTTCAAGGGTTTACACGCCTACAAAGAAAAGTTTCGTCCCCGTTGGGAACCACGTTATTTGGTTTATCCCAGTTTGAGAAGTTTACCCGATGTAGTTGTAGCATTAATTCGCGCTGATTCAGGCGATCGCCTTCTCGATTATTTCAAACCTGGCGCTTAA
- a CDS encoding esterase family protein, which produces MKISRVVIGLASAIAFLTAVGYSYVFILGAPQLDAPKAQANTGLEFQLQSFNSQAMGQVRSYGLILPPDYRQNPQKRYPVIFLLHGGHDNERAFTDKYALLAVLHELYQSKKLAPSIVITPDGNDNRGSSPLYDPDYFDGSNGKIGTLIGSELVKVVKSNYRTLDNPQFWAMGGVSSGGWGAFNIGLRYLNNFNVLFSHCGYFTDNSGPQNSPDQMVQKLAIPDKKRLRVYLDSGRSDVEFLASTQAFHKTLNKLGVANVFYAFPGGHGVSGADFGWNYFHKHLRDSLSYVGKQFDNAKVKNAK; this is translated from the coding sequence ATGAAAATCTCTCGCGTTGTAATTGGTTTAGCAAGTGCGATCGCTTTTTTAACAGCAGTAGGTTACAGCTACGTGTTTATTTTAGGCGCGCCGCAATTAGATGCACCGAAAGCACAAGCAAATACAGGGTTGGAGTTTCAGCTACAAAGTTTTAACTCCCAAGCAATGGGACAAGTCCGCAGCTATGGGCTAATTTTACCGCCTGACTATCGCCAAAATCCCCAAAAGCGCTATCCTGTTATCTTTTTATTACATGGCGGACATGATAACGAACGTGCTTTTACTGACAAATATGCACTTTTAGCCGTACTGCATGAACTGTATCAAAGTAAAAAATTAGCTCCATCAATTGTAATTACGCCCGATGGTAATGACAATCGTGGTTCTAGCCCTTTATATGATCCAGATTATTTTGATGGCTCTAATGGCAAAATTGGTACTTTAATTGGTTCAGAATTAGTCAAAGTTGTCAAGTCAAATTATCGCACTTTAGATAATCCTCAATTTTGGGCGATGGGAGGTGTATCTTCTGGAGGATGGGGCGCATTTAACATCGGGTTACGCTATCTAAATAACTTCAATGTTCTGTTTAGCCATTGTGGTTATTTTACAGATAATAGCGGCCCCCAAAATAGCCCTGACCAGATGGTGCAAAAATTAGCCATTCCTGATAAAAAGCGATTGCGCGTATATCTTGATTCCGGACGTAGCGATGTGGAATTCTTAGCTTCCACTCAAGCTTTTCACAAGACTTTAAATAAATTAGGTGTTGCTAATGTATTCTATGCCTTTCCTGGCGGACATGGTGTATCTGGAGCAGATTTTGGCTGGAACTATTTTCACAAACATTTGAGAGATTCACTTTCGTATGTAGGAAAACAGTTTGATAATGCAAAAGTTAAGAACGCCAAATAA
- a CDS encoding multidrug efflux SMR transporter, with protein MSISWFYLIGAIIFEVVGTTCMKLSQGFTNIIPSVLIFICYGLCFTCMTLCLQKIDVSVAYAFWAGLGTTLIALIGIIFFRESVSTIKLISMALIIIGVIGLNSAK; from the coding sequence ATGTCAATTAGTTGGTTTTACTTGATTGGAGCAATAATTTTTGAAGTTGTAGGTACAACTTGTATGAAGCTGTCCCAAGGATTTACTAACATCATTCCTTCGGTATTAATATTTATATGTTATGGACTTTGTTTTACTTGTATGACTCTGTGTCTGCAAAAAATTGATGTTAGTGTTGCTTATGCTTTCTGGGCTGGTTTAGGAACTACACTTATTGCACTTATTGGTATTATTTTCTTTCGCGAATCTGTTAGTACTATTAAACTTATATCTATGGCGTTGATAATTATCGGGGTGATTGGTTTAAATTCCGCTAAATAG
- a CDS encoding FAD-dependent oxidoreductase — MSQLSNSPESSPISRRTLLKWFGIGGIAGVTGYSRFSKPQPTVFQTDTLTLPRILNQAKSVVVIGGGLAGLACAYELSQRGFAVTLLEKSPQLGGKIASWQIEAVGEKFMMEHGFHGFFPQYYNLNGLVTELGIKDHFQSLNFYAVVYRDRKYKPEIFRPSRSAFPWNIIDLAIASPNRLQWGINLVNFKHLQVFQAITGFEREKNYQRFDNISVAEWVESEFPRGLYDLYFLPFAKSSLNAPDLMSVGELMQFFHFYFFGNPEGLAFNGTKDDMGTSLVQPIAKAILSKGGKIITGATVSEIAAVEGKVDLLKYFVGGNNNNVPFWVKRNSVVADEKIEYFGAADEVFAASIGSEEAISLTCTHQGCTVKKADDGKFHCPCHGAVFAADGKVLKGPAQRDLAKFKIIQKQDTELQLIAANQESSSPETITADYYVFATDVPGVQQLFKRMNGNVDEKVRSQVANLSIADPFAVCRFWFDRDFDWEQSNFTSLSGYQLTDSITLYHRIQEQFIDWAKRTGGSVVELHAYCYKEKEFPTQEALLTTFEQELYEIVPELQQAKILHRELVNQHNFSGYPPNSYAERPETSTDIANLIFAGDWVKMPFPCGLMERAVSSGLLAANEIVSREGLQKRSLLSVNPEGLLQI, encoded by the coding sequence ATGAGCCAATTATCGAATTCGCCAGAATCATCGCCTATTTCCCGCCGCACACTGCTCAAGTGGTTCGGTATTGGTGGTATCGCTGGAGTAACTGGATACTCTCGTTTCAGTAAGCCACAACCAACTGTTTTTCAAACAGATACCCTGACGTTACCAAGAATACTAAATCAAGCAAAAAGTGTGGTAGTAATTGGGGGTGGCTTAGCAGGTTTAGCCTGTGCATACGAATTGAGTCAGCGAGGATTTGCTGTGACACTTTTAGAGAAGTCCCCTCAACTCGGCGGCAAAATTGCTAGTTGGCAAATTGAAGCCGTTGGTGAAAAATTTATGATGGAACATGGTTTTCATGGCTTTTTCCCCCAATACTATAACCTGAATGGTTTAGTTACAGAATTGGGAATTAAGGATCATTTTCAATCATTAAATTTTTATGCAGTAGTTTACCGCGATCGCAAATATAAACCGGAGATATTTCGCCCCAGTCGTTCGGCTTTTCCTTGGAATATTATAGATTTAGCGATCGCTTCTCCCAACCGTTTGCAATGGGGGATTAATTTAGTCAATTTTAAACACCTGCAAGTCTTTCAGGCAATTACGGGTTTTGAGCGAGAAAAGAATTACCAACGCTTCGATAATATATCTGTTGCTGAGTGGGTAGAATCTGAATTTCCTCGAGGTTTATACGATTTATATTTTCTACCTTTTGCTAAATCTAGTTTGAATGCTCCAGATTTAATGAGTGTGGGAGAACTGATGCAATTCTTCCACTTTTATTTTTTTGGTAATCCTGAAGGGTTAGCTTTTAATGGTACTAAAGACGATATGGGAACTAGTTTAGTTCAACCTATAGCCAAGGCAATTTTAAGTAAAGGTGGTAAAATAATTACGGGTGCAACAGTGAGTGAAATTGCTGCTGTTGAAGGTAAAGTAGACTTACTCAAATATTTTGTGGGTGGTAATAATAACAATGTTCCTTTTTGGGTGAAACGGAACTCAGTTGTTGCTGATGAAAAGATAGAATATTTCGGTGCGGCTGATGAAGTATTTGCTGCAAGCATTGGGAGTGAAGAAGCAATTTCCCTTACCTGTACCCATCAAGGTTGTACTGTGAAAAAAGCTGATGATGGTAAATTTCATTGCCCTTGTCATGGTGCAGTATTTGCGGCTGATGGTAAAGTTTTAAAAGGGCCAGCACAAAGAGATTTAGCTAAGTTTAAAATAATCCAAAAGCAAGATACAGAATTACAACTGATAGCAGCAAATCAAGAATCATCTTCCCCAGAAACAATTACAGCCGATTATTATGTATTTGCTACTGATGTACCGGGAGTACAGCAACTATTTAAACGGATGAACGGGAATGTCGATGAGAAAGTGCGATCGCAAGTTGCAAATTTAAGCATAGCCGATCCATTCGCGGTGTGTCGTTTTTGGTTTGATCGTGATTTTGATTGGGAACAAAGTAATTTTACTTCTCTATCTGGCTACCAGCTAACTGATAGTATTACCCTATATCACCGCATTCAAGAACAATTTATTGACTGGGCAAAACGTACTGGTGGTAGTGTGGTAGAGTTACACGCCTACTGCTATAAAGAAAAGGAATTTCCTACTCAAGAAGCATTATTGACTACTTTTGAACAGGAATTATACGAAATTGTCCCAGAATTACAACAAGCTAAAATATTGCATCGAGAATTAGTCAATCAGCATAACTTTTCTGGATATCCACCCAATAGTTATGCAGAACGTCCCGAAACTAGCACAGATATTGCTAATTTAATTTTTGCTGGTGATTGGGTAAAAATGCCTTTCCCTTGTGGGTTAATGGAACGCGCTGTAAGTAGCGGTTTATTAGCAGCCAATGAAATTGTATCCCGTGAGGGTTTGCAGAAGCGATCGCTTTTATCTGTGAATCCAGAGGGTTTACTGCAAATTTAA
- a CDS encoding TetR/AcrR family transcriptional regulator, giving the protein MPEDRNSPKQVSSSGRERILDEAEHLFHTRGYNPVTMRDIAQAVGIRQASLYYHFPSKEQLFVAVTERMFERHRMGLQQAISGNEDNLRSQLSAISAWFISQPPIHFLSMVHTDMPLLDQENTARLSACSSECIFDPICQIFTQAQQRGEIRNVRPQLLAGFFLSVIESLPFVTTLANAAPKEFIVNEMIAVLLDGLMRD; this is encoded by the coding sequence GTGCCAGAAGATCGCAACTCTCCAAAACAAGTCTCATCTAGTGGAAGAGAACGCATTCTTGATGAAGCAGAACACCTATTTCACACACGAGGCTACAATCCAGTCACAATGAGGGATATTGCTCAAGCAGTAGGTATCCGTCAGGCTTCTTTGTACTATCATTTTCCCAGCAAAGAGCAACTTTTTGTAGCGGTCACCGAGCGAATGTTTGAACGCCATCGCATGGGTTTACAGCAAGCAATAAGTGGAAACGAGGATAATTTGCGATCGCAATTATCTGCAATTAGTGCATGGTTTATCTCTCAGCCTCCCATCCATTTTTTGAGCATGGTACATACAGATATGCCTTTGTTAGATCAAGAAAATACTGCAAGGCTATCTGCTTGCTCATCTGAATGCATTTTTGACCCGATTTGTCAAATATTTACCCAAGCACAGCAGCGAGGTGAAATTCGCAATGTACGTCCCCAATTACTAGCAGGATTCTTTCTGTCTGTCATTGAAAGTCTGCCTTTTGTTACTACATTAGCTAATGCTGCACCAAAGGAATTTATTGTTAATGAAATGATTGCTGTTTTGTTAGATGGATTAATGAGAGATTAA
- the mgtE gene encoding magnesium transporter, protein MSRRELRDLVRTQLQMLLEEGDLRGAKAILVPVQPADIAEAIEGLPEAMHALAFRLLSKDEAIAVYEYLDYSIQEQLLEELKSQDVRDIVDKMSPDDRARLFDELPAKVVNRLLEQLSPAERTATAQLLGYEADTAGRIMTPELISLKENFTVSQAIERIRRLAKASEMIYYLYVTDAARHLTGIVSLRELVTSQPDEAIGEIMTRDVVFVHTDTDQEEVAKLIQRYDFLAVPVVDREQRLVGIITVDDVIDILQQETTEDIYALGGGVQSGGDNYFQMNLMEVARKRVVWLFVLLITNTVTGTIIKSQEDILAKVVTLTAFIPLLTGTGGNVGAQSSTVVIRGMNTEEIRMMGPLQVIAREAMAGGLLGVMLGTVATVWAYFLQGKLEVAIAVGTSLVAISVLASISGSALPFLFRLLRLDPALMSAPFITTAVDVLGVLIYFNLARVILNL, encoded by the coding sequence ATGTCGCGTCGAGAATTGCGAGATTTAGTGCGAACTCAGTTACAAATGCTGCTGGAAGAGGGAGATTTACGAGGCGCTAAAGCCATTTTGGTACCTGTACAGCCGGCGGATATTGCTGAGGCTATAGAAGGTTTACCAGAAGCAATGCACGCTTTAGCGTTTCGTTTGCTTTCTAAGGATGAGGCGATCGCAGTTTATGAATATCTCGACTACAGTATTCAAGAACAGCTACTTGAGGAATTGAAAAGTCAGGATGTGCGCGACATTGTCGATAAAATGTCACCAGACGATCGCGCTAGGTTATTTGATGAACTCCCTGCAAAAGTCGTCAATCGCTTGCTAGAACAACTAAGTCCGGCGGAACGTACAGCTACAGCGCAACTATTAGGTTATGAAGCTGATACCGCTGGGCGGATCATGACTCCAGAATTAATCTCTCTCAAAGAGAATTTTACGGTATCTCAAGCTATAGAGCGAATTCGCCGCCTCGCTAAGGCTAGCGAGATGATTTATTACCTTTACGTCACCGATGCTGCTAGACATTTGACGGGGATTGTTTCACTACGGGAATTGGTAACATCTCAACCAGATGAAGCGATTGGCGAAATTATGACCCGTGATGTGGTATTTGTCCACACCGATACAGATCAAGAAGAAGTCGCAAAGTTGATTCAACGATATGACTTTCTGGCTGTACCTGTGGTTGATCGCGAACAGCGCCTGGTGGGGATTATTACTGTTGATGATGTAATTGATATTCTACAACAAGAAACCACTGAAGATATTTACGCCTTGGGTGGCGGTGTGCAGTCAGGGGGTGATAATTACTTCCAGATGAATTTAATGGAAGTGGCGCGCAAACGGGTTGTGTGGTTATTTGTCTTATTAATCACCAATACCGTAACGGGAACGATTATTAAGTCTCAGGAAGATATTTTGGCAAAAGTCGTTACCCTGACAGCATTTATTCCCTTGTTGACTGGTACTGGTGGGAATGTAGGGGCGCAATCTTCCACGGTAGTAATTAGAGGGATGAACACCGAAGAAATCCGGATGATGGGGCCATTGCAGGTAATTGCCCGAGAAGCAATGGCTGGTGGATTATTAGGTGTAATGTTAGGAACAGTCGCCACCGTTTGGGCTTACTTTCTACAGGGAAAATTAGAAGTTGCGATCGCAGTAGGAACTAGTTTGGTAGCTATTTCTGTTTTAGCTTCAATTTCTGGTTCCGCGCTACCATTTTTATTTCGCTTACTCCGTCTCGATCCCGCTTTAATGTCTGCGCCATTTATCACCACAGCAGTGGATGTTTTAGGCGTTTTAATCTATTTCAACTTAGCGCGGGTAATTTTAAATTTATAA